The DNA window GGCTCATGGTTTTCTTTTGTTACCAGATCGTCGATCAATACTCCGATATAAGCTTCGGATCGATCAAGTACCAGTAGTTCCTCACCTTTGACTTTCAATGCCGCGTTGATACCCGCGATCAGCCCCTGCGCAGCTGCCTCTTCATAGCCTGAACTTCCGTTAAACTGTCCGCCGCTGAACAGATTTTTGATATTTTTAAATTCCAGTGTCGGCATCAGCTGTCTTGGGTTGATGCAGTCGTACTCGATCGCGTAGGCATTGCGCACGATCTTTGCGTGTTCCAGTCCCGGTACGGAGTGATACATCTCATGCTGGACATCCTCTGGCAGGGAGCTGGACATACCGCCGACATACATTTCATTCGTGTTCAGCCCTTCCGGTTCGATAAATACCTGATGTCTGGATTTATCTGCAAATCTTACCACTTTGTCCTCGATCGACGGACAGTACCGCGGACCGGTTCCCTCGATCATACCGGAATACAGCGGGGAACGATCCAGATTTTCCCGGATGATCTCATGGGTTTTCTCGTTGGTATAGGTCAGCCAACAGGATACCTGATCGATCTGGACGCTTTCCGGGTCAGTGGAGAAAGAAAACGGAACGACTCTCTCGTCTCCCTTCTGCTCTTCCATCTTTGAAAAATCGATCGACCGTTTGTCGATACGCGCCGGTGTTCCGGTCTTGAAACGGAACATCTCCACACCGTTCGCCTTCAGGGAATCTGTCAGATAATTGGCTGCCTGCAGTCCGTTCGGACCGGTATAATTGCTGACATCTCCGTAGATGCATCTCGCCTTCAGGTAGGTTCCGGTACACAGTACCACTGCCTTTGCATAATAGGTCGCACCGGAGTACGTCTTTACGCCTTTGACCGTACCGTCTTCCACGATCAGTTCCGTCACTTCCGCCTGTTTGATCGTCAGATGCGGCGTATTTTCCAGCACCTGGCGCATGGTATTGCTGTAATTTTTCTTATCCGCCTGGGCACGCAGGGAATGGACTGCAGGTCCTTTGGATTTGTTTAACATCTTGGACTGGATAAAGGTCTTATCGATGACCTTTCCCATCTCTCCGCCCAGCGCATCGATCTCTTTTACCAGATGCCCCTTGGAGCTTCCTCCGATATTCGGGTTACACGGCATCATCGCGATGCTGTCCACACTGACGGTAAATACCATAGTTTCAAGCCCCAGTCTGGCTGCTGCCAGTGATGCCTCGCAGCCGGCGTGTCCGGCTCCGATAACGGCGACATCTATATATTCCACCAGTTTGTTCATTTCTTTCTCCTTCTGCCACTCTTACTTGCCGGTACAGAACTTGCTGAAGATCTCATTGACCAGATCCTCTCCAACCGACTCTCCCACAATCCTTCCAAGCGCCTCATATGCGTTCATAAGATCGATAGAGAAGAAATCTTCCGGCATCTCCATGGCAATGCTGTTTTCCACCATCGTAAGGCTCTGATACGCTTCCTCAAGCGCCGTCTTATGGCGGACATTCGTAATATATACTTCATCGTTAAAGGACAATTCTCCTGCAAAAAACATCGATTTGATCTGTTCTTCGAGAAGTTCTACACCCTGCTCCTGTCTTGCGGAGATCGCGAGCACCGGCATATCCGTGCGCGCTTCCAGCATCTCTTTTGTCACCACCGGAGTCAGGTCGCTCTTGTTTAACAGAATGATCGCTTTTTTATCCCGGAGAATCTCCAGAATTTCCTCATCATTTTCATCTAACGGAATGGAGGAATCCACGACATATAATACCAGATCCGCGTCTTTTGCGTAAGCTCTGGCTCTCTCCACGCCGATTTTTTCCACCACATCTTCCGTTGCCCGGATTCCCGCCGTATCCATCATCCGAAGGGAGATTCCCTGTAAAACGATTGTCTCCTCAAGGACATCTCTCGTCGTTCCGGCGATATCCGTGACGATCGCCTTTTCCTCTCCGACCAGATAATTTAACAGAGAAGATTTTCCCGCGTTCGGTTTTCCCACGATCACGGTCCGGATACCTTCCCGTATCATCTTTCCTTCGTCAAAAGAGTCCGCCAGACGACGGATCTTCTTCTTTTCCTCTTCTACCGTCTGCGCGAGTTTTTCGCTGTACCCGTCCAGACTGATATGTTCCGGATCATCCAGCGCCGATTCAATATACGCGATATGATACAGGATACTGCTTCGGATCTCTTTGATGGACGTTAAGACAGAGCCTTTCAGCTGGCTTAACGAGCTTTTTAGTGCGTATTCATTCTTCGCCTGGATCACATCGATCACCGCCTCTGCCTGAGACAGATCGATCCTTCCGTTTAAGAAGGCACGCTTGGTAAATTCTCCCGGTTCCGCCGGTCTTGCACCCGCATGGATCACGGCTTCGAGTACCTTTTTCATGGCAAGAACGCCGCCGTGGCAGTCGATCTCCACCGTATCTTCTCCGGTATAACTTCTCGGTCCTTTCATGATCATCACCAGGACTTCATCGATCATGGTATCGTTGTCATAGATAAATCCGTAATGGATCGTATGGCTTTCGGCTTCTTTTATCTTCTTTTTTCCGCCTTTTGAGCGGTATACTTTGCTGATGATCTCCATGCTATCGTCACCGCTGATACGGATAATGCCGATTCCTGAAGCACTCATCGCTGTGGCAATTGCCGCAATCGTATCTCCTGTCATCTCTGTCTTACTCCTTAAAACAGGAAAAGATGCTACTCACACCCCGTGAAATAACATCTTTTCCATTCAACAACTTATTTACCTTTATAAACAACTACGACATGACGGTAAGGTTCATTGCCCTCACTGTATGTTTCCACGTACTTGTTTCCCTGCAGTGCAGAATGGATGATTCTTCTCTCATAAGGATTCATTGGTTCTAACACTACCGGCTTTCTTGTTTTACGCACTTTGAAAGCAATGTTTTTTGCCAGGTTTTCCAGCGTGTCTTTTCTGCGGCTTCTGTAGTTTTCGGTATCTACTTTCACTCTGACATAATCCTGCTGCTCTTTGTTGACAACCAGGCTGGTCAGATACTGCAGAGAATCCAGTGTCTGTCCTCTCTTACCGATCAGGATACCCATATCCTCGCCGGCAAAATCGATTTCCAGGCAATCGGCGGTCTTATCATAGTTCATGGTAATCTCCACCGGAAGTTCCATTGCACCAAATACGCCGGTCAGGAATTTTTCTGCATCCTGTTTCATCTGCTGTACCTGTTCTTCGGTACGGACAACCGGTTTTCTCGGTTCCGGCTTCGGCTGTGCTTCTTTTGCCACCGGTTTTACTTCCTTATTTTCTGTCTGCGGTTTGGCAGCAGTCTCTTTTTTCGGCTCTCTTACCGGTTTGGCTTCTTTTTTTACTTCTTTTCTGAATTCTTTTTTGGGTTCTTTCTTTTCTTCCTTAACAGGGGCTTTCTTTTCCTTTTTCTCTTCTTTTGCAAGCTCTTTTAAGATGTCGAATTCTTCTTCCTGCACCTTTTTACGAACTTTGATCACGGCAGGTTTGCTGCCGATAAATCCCAAGAAACCGGAAGTACCCTCCTGGACAACCTGAATCTCTAAGTTATCACTGGAAGTCTCGAACTCCAGACAAGCCTTTGTAATGGCTTCATCGACGGTTTTCGCAGTAATCTCTTTGAATTCCATAGCCCTTTCTCCCCCTATTTCTTCTTCGCGTTCTTTTCGTCAAACTGTTTTACCATGTTCGCCCTGGCAGCCAGACTGCCCGGTTTTACATTGGCGTTATTATAATATTCCGTTGCTTTCTTTCTCTGTGCAGCTTTTTCTTCCTGACTCAGACCGGATGTTTTATCAGGTGCCTGAATGTTTCGTGCATTCATTCTTGCCTGCTGGTTGATCTGCTGTGCAGACACACCTCTTTTTTCCATCTTTTTCTTCATCTTTTCCTGATTCCGGCGAACCAGGTCTTCCATATCCATCTGCTCCATCTTACGGTTGATCACCAGCTGCTGGATACAACGGATCACAGCACCGATTACCCAGTAAATACCGATACCTACCGGGAAAGAGAAACAGAATACGGCAGACATGATCGGCATGAACGTATTCATGCTCTTCATAGAAGCTTCCATTGCACTCGGTTCACTGTTCGGAGCCTGCTTTGGCTGCGGCATCAGTTTGTAGTTCATCCACTGTGTCAGCCATGCAAGGATCGGAACCATGGCAGCGGAAAATACCAGAAGGTATCCTGCTGCTCCGCCCTGTGCCATACCGCTTTTGATAATAGCCAGCGGGGTATCTGAGATATTCAGGTTCAGGAACGTATTCATATGGCTGGTCTGCTGCGCTACTTTATCGAACAGATCGGAAAATCCGCTGAAATCGCTGATTTGTGAGAATTTTTCCATCTGTGACGGGGACAGTTTGTACAGAAAATCAATCGTTGTTGTCTTGGTAAATTCTGTATTGGCTGAGATTCCGGTCATTGTTATCTTGTTGTCGGTTAAGAACTGGCTGATGATACTGCCAAATCCATCGACAGACATGATCTTTGCGGTCAGTCCGGTAAATACGTTTCTTACTCCGGTGATATATCCCGGAATATGGTAGATTACCTGGTACAGAGCCAGCAGAACCGGCATCTGAACCAACAGCTGTACGCAGCTTCCTGTTGGAGATACACCATATTTCTGATATACAGCACTGATCTCCTCATTCTGCTTCATCATAGAATCCTGGTCTTTTTTACCATTGTATTTCTTCTGGATTTTCTGGATCTCCGGCTGCATCACAGCGTTCAATTTGGAGAATTTCTGCTGTTTGATCTGCAACGGAGTCATCAGAAGATATACAACCAGTGTAAATAAAATAATGGACAGACCGATGTTTGTGATACCGATCAGTTCCAGACCGCTGTAGATCACATTGATCATCCATCCCAGAATCTCACTTACCCATCCGATAATAGGCATCGAAACCTTCGTCATTACGATATTCAATTATGTTTCCTCCTTAAATGTAATTCCCATTACATCAGTCTACGGAACCGGATCCACTCCGCCTTTGGAGAACGGGTTACACCGTAAGATCCTCCATATGGCTAAAAGAGAGCCCTTAAACGCTCCGTATTTTTCAATTGCCTCCAGTCCGTACTGCGAACAGGACGGAAAATAGGGACACTTGGTACTCTTTAAAGGGGAAATATATTTCTGGTAGAATCTGATTCCTTTAATCAATATTGCTTTCATGTTCTTCCTTCTCTACAAGGTGATGTAACCTGCCAAGGTGTAGGAATGCACTCTCAATCTCACGAAACGTTCTCTCTTTTGCACTCACGCGGGCTACCACAACAATATCAAACCCTCTACGAAATACATCCTCATGCAGCCGGTAACTTTCTCTTACCAGTCTGCAGAGCCGGTGGCGCACTACACTGTTGCCCACTTTTTTACTGACGGAGATTCCGATTCTGTTTTTCCCCAGCTGATTCTCTTTCGCATACATGACTAAATACTTATTTACATAAGATGTTCCTGTTTTATATACCAGCTGAAAATCTCTGTTCTTTTTTAAGCTCTCTGCATCTTTATATTTCATAGAAATTCCTTACCTTTAAAGAAAAATTTTTTAAAATCTTTTAGATAGAAGAAAAGACCAC is part of the Blautia faecicola genome and encodes:
- a CDS encoding YidC/Oxa1 family membrane protein insertase, which gives rise to MNIVMTKVSMPIIGWVSEILGWMINVIYSGLELIGITNIGLSIILFTLVVYLLMTPLQIKQQKFSKLNAVMQPEIQKIQKKYNGKKDQDSMMKQNEEISAVYQKYGVSPTGSCVQLLVQMPVLLALYQVIYHIPGYITGVRNVFTGLTAKIMSVDGFGSIISQFLTDNKITMTGISANTEFTKTTTIDFLYKLSPSQMEKFSQISDFSGFSDLFDKVAQQTSHMNTFLNLNISDTPLAIIKSGMAQGGAAGYLLVFSAAMVPILAWLTQWMNYKLMPQPKQAPNSEPSAMEASMKSMNTFMPIMSAVFCFSFPVGIGIYWVIGAVIRCIQQLVINRKMEQMDMEDLVRRNQEKMKKKMEKRGVSAQQINQQARMNARNIQAPDKTSGLSQEEKAAQRKKATEYYNNANVKPGSLAARANMVKQFDEKNAKKK
- the mnmG gene encoding tRNA uridine-5-carboxymethylaminomethyl(34) synthesis enzyme MnmG, whose protein sequence is MNKLVEYIDVAVIGAGHAGCEASLAAARLGLETMVFTVSVDSIAMMPCNPNIGGSSKGHLVKEIDALGGEMGKVIDKTFIQSKMLNKSKGPAVHSLRAQADKKNYSNTMRQVLENTPHLTIKQAEVTELIVEDGTVKGVKTYSGATYYAKAVVLCTGTYLKARCIYGDVSNYTGPNGLQAANYLTDSLKANGVEMFRFKTGTPARIDKRSIDFSKMEEQKGDERVVPFSFSTDPESVQIDQVSCWLTYTNEKTHEIIRENLDRSPLYSGMIEGTGPRYCPSIEDKVVRFADKSRHQVFIEPEGLNTNEMYVGGMSSSLPEDVQHEMYHSVPGLEHAKIVRNAYAIEYDCINPRQLMPTLEFKNIKNLFSGGQFNGSSGYEEAAAQGLIAGINAALKVKGEELLVLDRSEAYIGVLIDDLVTKENHEPYRMMTSRAEYRLLLRQDNADLRLREKGYRVGLISEEQYQDILEKERLIKEEIERVEHVNVGASKPVQELLEQYGSTPLTSGSTLGELIRRPELNYEVLAPIDKNRPELRYDIREQVNINIKYDGYITRQLKQVEQFKKLESKKIPEDMDYDQVKSLRIEAVQKLKLYRPVSIGQASRIAGVSPADVSVLLVYLESHRA
- the jag gene encoding RNA-binding cell elongation regulator Jag/EloR, translated to MEFKEITAKTVDEAITKACLEFETSSDNLEIQVVQEGTSGFLGFIGSKPAVIKVRKKVQEEEFDILKELAKEEKKEKKAPVKEEKKEPKKEFRKEVKKEAKPVREPKKETAAKPQTENKEVKPVAKEAQPKPEPRKPVVRTEEQVQQMKQDAEKFLTGVFGAMELPVEITMNYDKTADCLEIDFAGEDMGILIGKRGQTLDSLQYLTSLVVNKEQQDYVRVKVDTENYRSRRKDTLENLAKNIAFKVRKTRKPVVLEPMNPYERRIIHSALQGNKYVETYSEGNEPYRHVVVVYKGK
- the mnmE gene encoding tRNA uridine-5-carboxymethylaminomethyl(34) synthesis GTPase MnmE, giving the protein MTGDTIAAIATAMSASGIGIIRISGDDSMEIISKVYRSKGGKKKIKEAESHTIHYGFIYDNDTMIDEVLVMIMKGPRSYTGEDTVEIDCHGGVLAMKKVLEAVIHAGARPAEPGEFTKRAFLNGRIDLSQAEAVIDVIQAKNEYALKSSLSQLKGSVLTSIKEIRSSILYHIAYIESALDDPEHISLDGYSEKLAQTVEEEKKKIRRLADSFDEGKMIREGIRTVIVGKPNAGKSSLLNYLVGEEKAIVTDIAGTTRDVLEETIVLQGISLRMMDTAGIRATEDVVEKIGVERARAYAKDADLVLYVVDSSIPLDENDEEILEILRDKKAIILLNKSDLTPVVTKEMLEARTDMPVLAISARQEQGVELLEEQIKSMFFAGELSFNDEVYITNVRHKTALEEAYQSLTMVENSIAMEMPEDFFSIDLMNAYEALGRIVGESVGEDLVNEIFSKFCTGK
- the rnpA gene encoding ribonuclease P protein component, with amino-acid sequence MKYKDAESLKKNRDFQLVYKTGTSYVNKYLVMYAKENQLGKNRIGISVSKKVGNSVVRHRLCRLVRESYRLHEDVFRRGFDIVVVARVSAKERTFREIESAFLHLGRLHHLVEKEEHESNID
- the yidD gene encoding membrane protein insertion efficiency factor YidD translates to MKAILIKGIRFYQKYISPLKSTKCPYFPSCSQYGLEAIEKYGAFKGSLLAIWRILRCNPFSKGGVDPVP